The following proteins are co-located in the Scomber scombrus chromosome 2, fScoSco1.1, whole genome shotgun sequence genome:
- the LOC133991033 gene encoding caspase-6-like: MSNTTEDSCAASVAKGNKTATVKAECSENRTEVDAFIGQLSLDPAEEYKTNNKRRGLALIFNQERFFWRLGMSDRHGTNADRYNLERRLKELNFDVNVYENYKQEEVWNKIYEASEADHSDADCFLLIFLSHGEQDHVFAYDGKISIPDITSMFKGDKCKSLVGKPKIFVLQACRGDKHDDPVTPACDDVDSELKTNEVVVDASAIHTLPAGADFIMCYSVAEGYYSHRETINGSWYIQDLCDVLHKFGSSLEFTELLTLVNRKVSMRSVGNCNDRSAIGKKQVPCFASMLTKKLYFRQKK; encoded by the exons ATGTCTAACACGACAGAAGACAGCTGTGCAG CAAGTGTTGCTAAAGGCAACAAGACAGCCACAGTCAAGGCGG aATGCAGTGAGAACCGAACAGAGGTTGATGCCTTCATTGG GCAGTTATCTTTGGATCCTGCAGAGGAGTACAAGACGAACAACAAACGTCGAGGTCTCGCTCTTATCTTTAATCAGGAGCGCTTCTTCTGGCGTCTTGGGATGTCAGACAGGCATGGGACCAACGCTGACCGCTACAACTTGGAGAGAAG ATTAAAGGAGCTAAACTTTGATGTGAATGTTTATGAAAACTACAAACAGGAGGAAGTCTGGAATAAAATCTATGAAG CCTCAGAAGCCGACCATTCAGATGCAGACTGCTTTTTACTCATCTTCTTGAGCCACGGCGAACAAGACCATGTTTTCGCCTATGATGGCAAGATCTCCATCCCAGATATCACGTCTATGTTCAAAGGAGACAAGTGTAAGAGCCTTGTAGGAAAGCCAAAGATCTTTGTATTACAG GCATGCCGCGGAGACAAGCATGATGACCCAGTGACGCCCGCCTGTGATGATGTTGACAGTGAGTTGAAGACAAATGAGGTGGTGGTGGATGCCAGTGCCATCCATACCCTCCCTGCTGGAGCTGATTTCATCATGTGCTATTCAGTGGCTGAAG GCTACTATTCCCACCGGGAGACCATCAATGGCTCCTGGTACATTCAGGATCTGTGTGACGTGCTTCATAAGTTTGGGAGTTCCCTTGAATTTACAGAATTGCTCACACTGGTCAACAGGAAAGTGTCAATGAGGAGTGTTGGCAATTGTAACGACCGGAGTGCAATTGGAAAGAAGCAAGTACCTTGCTTTGCTTCAATGCTTACAAAGAAACTTTACttcagacaaaaaaagtaa
- the pla2g12a gene encoding group XIIA secretory phospholipase A2 isoform X2, whose translation MHCSGYICVFLLALYTCGCLPHVSACKREPESPDWRMTLKTIRNGIHKIDKYINAALDLFGGDDGLCYYRCSDGYKPVPRPGYKHPPPNGCGSPLFGFQFDIGIPSMTKCCNQHDRCYDTCNREKHECDDQFQDCLETICRNVQKTLGLAHSVQACESAVTLLFDAVMHLGCKPYLDSQRDSCVCQFEIKKEL comes from the exons ATGCACTGTAGCGGCTACATCTGTGTTTTCCTCCTGGCTTTGTACACCTGTGGATGTCTCCCACATGTGTCCGCCTGCAAACGGGAGCCCGAGAGTCCAGACTGGAGGATGACTCTGAAAACTATCCGTAACGGGATACACAAGATCGACAAGTATATCAATGCAGCTCTGGACCTGTTTGGGGGCGATGACGGACTGTGTTATTACAGGTGTAGTGATG GGTACAAGCCGGTGCCTCGTCCTGGATATAAGCACCCCCCACCCAATGGCTGTGGTTCCCCACTGTTCGGATTTCAG TTTGACATAGGTATCCCATCCATGACAAAATGCTGTAACCAACATGACCGCTGCTATGACACCTGCAACCGGGAGAAGCACGAGTGTGATGACCAGTTCCAGGACTGTCTCGAGACCATCTGCAGGAATGTGCAAAAGACTCTGGGACTGGCCCACAGTGTCCAAG CATGTGAGTCAGCAGTGACTCTGCTGTTTGACGCTGTCATGCACCTGGGATGTAAGCCGTACCTGGACAGCCAGCGAGACTCCTGCGTGTGTCAGTTTGAAATTAAGAAGGAACTGTGA
- the pla2g12a gene encoding group XIIA secretory phospholipase A2 isoform X1, with the protein MHCSGYICVFLLALYTCGCLPHVSACKREPESPDWRMTLKTIRNGIHKIDKYINAALDLFGGDDGLCYYRCSDAGYKPVPRPGYKHPPPNGCGSPLFGFQFDIGIPSMTKCCNQHDRCYDTCNREKHECDDQFQDCLETICRNVQKTLGLAHSVQACESAVTLLFDAVMHLGCKPYLDSQRDSCVCQFEIKKEL; encoded by the exons ATGCACTGTAGCGGCTACATCTGTGTTTTCCTCCTGGCTTTGTACACCTGTGGATGTCTCCCACATGTGTCCGCCTGCAAACGGGAGCCCGAGAGTCCAGACTGGAGGATGACTCTGAAAACTATCCGTAACGGGATACACAAGATCGACAAGTATATCAATGCAGCTCTGGACCTGTTTGGGGGCGATGACGGACTGTGTTATTACAGGTGTAGTGATG CAGGGTACAAGCCGGTGCCTCGTCCTGGATATAAGCACCCCCCACCCAATGGCTGTGGTTCCCCACTGTTCGGATTTCAG TTTGACATAGGTATCCCATCCATGACAAAATGCTGTAACCAACATGACCGCTGCTATGACACCTGCAACCGGGAGAAGCACGAGTGTGATGACCAGTTCCAGGACTGTCTCGAGACCATCTGCAGGAATGTGCAAAAGACTCTGGGACTGGCCCACAGTGTCCAAG CATGTGAGTCAGCAGTGACTCTGCTGTTTGACGCTGTCATGCACCTGGGATGTAAGCCGTACCTGGACAGCCAGCGAGACTCCTGCGTGTGTCAGTTTGAAATTAAGAAGGAACTGTGA
- the dnajb14 gene encoding dnaJ homolog subfamily B member 14, translating into MEGNRDEAEKCINIALKAIEAGDKEKAVKFLNKAEKLFPTVRAKGLLDALTKNGSSAGNGAYRRRPADGSQSNGAQPERESRESGGSDSSKGFTKDQVEGVQRIKRCKDYYEVLGVNKEANDDELKKAYRKLALKFHPDKNHAPGATEAFKKIGNAYAVLSNADKRRQYDLTGGVEPSPPGHTPGGGFDFHRGFEADITPEDLFNMFFGGGFPSSSAHTFTNGRASYSHQTDNQQERTEERGDGGFSMFIQLMPIVVLILVSILSQMMVSPPPYSLYSRPSTGQTIKRQTENLRVDYYVTRDFKSEYKGSALQQIEKNVEEDYVSNVRNNCWKERQTKTDLLYAAKVYRDDRMRKKAELMTMDNCKELDRLNNLFRGG; encoded by the exons atggaAGGGAACAGAGACGAAGcagaaaaatgtatcaatatAGCGTTAAAAGCCATCGAAGCCGGAGATAAAGAGAAAGCGGTGAAATTTCTCAATAAAGCGGAGAAGCTGTTCCCGACCGTCAGAGCCAAAG GTTTGTTGGATGCATTAACAAAAAATGGGAGCTCAGCGGGGAATGGCGCTTATCGTAGGAGACCAGCAGACGGCTCACAAAGCAACGGTGCCCAGCCAGAAAGGGAAAGCCGGGAGTCTGGAGGAAGTGACTCTTCGAAAGGCTTCACCAAAGACCAGGTCGAAGGTGTGCAAAG gATAAAGCGGTGTAAAGACTATTATGAAGTGCTCGGTGTCAACAAAGAAGCCAATGATGATGAGCTCAAGAAAGCATACAGAAAACTAGCACTTAAGTTCCATCCGGATAAAAACCACGCACCTGGAGCGACAGAGGCCTTTAAAA AGATCGGTAACGCATACGCAGTGCTGAGCAACGCAGACAAACGACGACAATATGACCTGACAGGAGGGGTGGAGCCAAGCCCCCCGGGTCACACACCTGGAGGAGGCTTTGACTTCCACAGGGGCTTCGAGGCCGACATCACTCCAGAGGACCTCTTTAACATGTTCTTTGGAGGCGGCTTCCCATCCT CGAGCGCACACACCTTCACCAACGGCAGGGCGAGCTACAGCCATCAGACGGATAACCAACAAGAGAGAACAGAAGAAAGGGGAGAT GGTGGTTTCTCAATGTTTATCCAACTGATGCCCATCGTGGTCCTGATTTTAGTGTCAATACTGAGCCAGATGATGGTTTCCCCTCCACCTTACAGCCTCTACTCTAGACC GTCAACAGGTCAGACCATAAAACGACAGACAGAAAACCTGCGCGTCGACTACTACGTCACTAGAGATTTCAAGTCGGAGTACAAGGGCTCAGCGCTGCAGCAGATCGAGAAAAATGTGGAGGAAGACTACGTATCTAAtgtcagaaataactgttggaAGGAGAGACAGACCA AAACAGATCTGCTGTATGCTGCTAAGGTGTACAGAGACGACCGAATGCGCAAGAAAGCTGAACTCATGACCATGGATAACTGCAAGGAGCTGGACAGACTAAATAACCTATTCAGAGGCGGATGA
- the LOC133992694 gene encoding tetratricopeptide repeat protein 39B-like, with amino-acid sequence MYHAMGYSSILVMQAGMTFDPKDMDAAMTSLRESLQTCQRFRKKTGIMETLSNLLYRQPAGGLTEEEMHAELCYAEVLLQKAALTFLDESIIGFIKGGMRIRNSYQIYKECQAMANVTNEVDMLRSTNIHFRGGVNMGIGSFNLMLSLLPSRVLRLMEFLGFSGDQELGLSELREGAAGNSLRSILSTLTLLMFHLYISVILGTGEGNITESEALLAPYIEKFPNGALILFYTARIALLKGNFTFAQEKFLACIDAQEEWCQIHHLCYWELMWAYSFEQNWREAYRYADRLCKESKWSQAVYVFQKAAILSMLSEEEVKQLGENVVELFRQVDGLRLRIAGKSIPTEKFAAKKAQRYSSSNPVKLVVPALEMMYVWNGFTIVGKRPELTESILSTLEKAEEQLKDDPNPSEYHLDDQCVVQLLKGLCLRHLGRLVQAELCFNQVISSENYIKYDDYLVPYTMYELGLLHKQKGNIEKAIAVIEDAKMNFKDYSMESRLHFRIHAALNTMGSFAAKLPPSRTPA; translated from the exons ATGTACCATGCAATGGGATACAGCAGCATTTTGGTGATGCAGGCAGGCATGACTTTTGACCCAAAGGACATGGACGCTGCCATGACATCACTGAGAGAATCCTTACAGACATGCCAGAG ATTTAGAAAGAAAACTGGAATAATGGAGACTCTATCTAACCTGTTGTATAGACAACCAGCTGGTGGCCTGACAGAAG AAGAGATGCATGCAGAGCTGTGCTACGCTGAGGTTCTGCTGCAGAAAGCAGCTCTCACATTCTTAGATGAGAGTATAATCGGCTTCATCAAAGGAGGGATGAGAATCCGGAACAGTTATCAGATTTACAA GGAATGCCAGGCCATGGCAAATGTCACAAATGAGGTGGATATGCTGAGGAGCACAAATATTCATTTCAGGGGCGGTGTCAACATGGGCATTGGATCATTTAATCTG aTGCTGTCTCTGCTTCCATCCAGAGTCCTCAGACTGATGGAGTTTTTGGGTTTCTCAGGAGACCAG GAGCTGGGTTTGTCAGAGTTGAGAGAGGGAGCAGCCGGTAACAGCCTGCGATCTATCCTCAGCACTTTGACACTGCTGATGTTTCATCTCTACATTTCTGTGATTCTCG GTACTGGGGAAGGAAACATCACTGAGTCTGAAGCCCTGCTTGCCCCTTACATTGAAAAGTTCCCTAAT GGAGCGCTCATTCTTTTCTACACTGCTAGAATTGCTTTGCTCAAAGGAAACTTCACATTT GCCCAGGAGAAGTTCCTGGCATGTATTGATGCACAGGAAGAGTGGTGTCAGATTCACCACCTGTGTTACTGGGAGCTGATGTGGGCCTATTCTTTCGAACAAAACTGGAGGGAGGCGTATCGTTATGCTGACCGGCTCTGCAAGGAAAGCAAGTGGTCCCAG GCAGTCTATGTATTCCAGAAAGCCGCCATCTTGAGCATGCTCTCAGAGGAAGAAGTAAAACAACTGGGAGAAAATGTGGTGGAATTATTCAG GCAGGTAGACGGTCTCAGACTGAGGATTGCTGGGAAGTCGATTCCAACAGAGAAGTTTGCAGCAAAGAAGGCACAGCGATACTCTTCCTCTAACCCTGTGAAACTAGTTGTCCCTGCTTTG gaAATGATGTATGTGTGGAACGGCTTCACAATAGTTGGCAAAAGACCCGAGCTGACTGAAAGCATCTTGAGCACCTTAGAGAAAGCAGAGGAGCAGCTAAAAGATGATCCAA ATCCATCAGAGTATCACCTGGATGACCAGTGTGTTGTCCAGCTGCTGAAGGGCTTGTGTCTCAGACATTTGGGGCGCCTGGTCCAGGCTGAGCTCTGCTTCAATCAAGTTATTTCCAG tgaaaaTTATATTAAGTATGATGACTACCTGGTGCCATATACCATGTATGAGCTGGGCCTGTTGCACAAACAGAAAGGCAACATTGAGAAGGCCATTGCCGTTATTGAAGATGCCAA GATGAACTTCAAAGACTACAGCATGGAGTCAAGGCTACACTTCCGTATCCATGCAGCGCTCAACACCATGGGCTCCTTTGCAGCCAAACTTCCACCTTCACGTACGCCTGCTTAA